The following proteins come from a genomic window of Blastococcus sp. HT6-30:
- a CDS encoding Rieske 2Fe-2S domain-containing protein, translating to MPEHDSVPAAELPPGTVRRVGDWAVGNRGPGPDGGDRYFAVSRRCRHQLADLAEGSVDADGCLVCPWHQSRYDVRTGEMVEGPRGFLGYHGPTPVYSQLVRALGQLARLRVRRAVRTGDDVVLE from the coding sequence GTGCCCGAGCACGACTCCGTCCCCGCCGCCGAGCTGCCGCCGGGGACGGTCCGCCGCGTCGGCGACTGGGCCGTGGGCAACCGGGGCCCCGGCCCGGACGGCGGCGACCGGTACTTCGCCGTCTCCCGGCGCTGCCGCCACCAGCTGGCCGACCTCGCCGAGGGCAGCGTCGACGCCGACGGGTGCCTGGTCTGTCCCTGGCACCAGAGCCGCTACGACGTGCGCACCGGCGAGATGGTCGAGGGTCCGCGCGGGTTCCTCGGCTACCACGGGCCGACGCCGGTCTACTCGCAGCTGGTGCGGGCGCTGGGACAGCTGGCGAGGCTGCGGGTGCGCCGGGCGGTCCGCACCGGCGACGACGTCGTCCTGGAGTGA
- a CDS encoding TPM domain-containing protein produces MRRLCVVLGVLAALLLAGGPAYAVPPFRLAEQVVDEVGALDGSTAQVQDAIDDLRSATGTDLYVVFVSSFDGADSSEWAQATAELSQLSEEDALLAVAVGDQQYGFLRPADSPLSREELEVLADEQVAPQFGAEDWAGGVATFAELLQSGGTAPGQPVGSDADSGSGGAGALLALGAIAVIGGGAYLVSRSRRNRAGGALPAGGQRPAPDPYEGVPTDQLQGRASEALLEMDEAVKTSQLDLDFARSQYGEEAVAGFGAALAQSKADVARAFAVRQQLDDDVPEDEPTTRRMLAEILSLTQAADARLDEQSAAFERLRDLERTAPEVLAGLEPRIAALRARLPQEEQRLAGIRQRFSGPAVAAVADNVREAGARLDAADQEVREAREALAAGRTGDAVGDIRAAEDAVAQTGTLLDAVGRLAADLDAAAGRVAAARAETEKDLAEARALVAGGDRSGLQPQIARAEAALAAADAALRPADGTPGDPLAALRQLEDADVALEETLSVARDAQTQARRAAAALDQALLTARSAVAAAADFIDTRRGAVGPEARTRLAEAQRHLEAAVELGRSEPVSALREAQQAGMLAQHALDLAQDDVDRWNSGYGGYGPGGMGGGYGGGYRRGGVDLGSLVLGGILLGGGRRGGFGGGFSGGGFGGGLGGGGFGGRSGGGSFGGGGRAGGGSFGGGRAGGGRF; encoded by the coding sequence GTGCGCCGGCTGTGCGTCGTCCTGGGAGTGCTCGCCGCCCTCCTGCTCGCCGGGGGGCCCGCCTACGCGGTGCCGCCGTTCCGGCTGGCGGAGCAGGTGGTCGACGAGGTCGGCGCGCTCGACGGCAGCACCGCCCAGGTCCAGGACGCGATCGACGACCTGCGCTCGGCCACCGGCACCGACCTGTACGTGGTCTTCGTGTCCAGCTTCGACGGCGCGGACAGCTCCGAGTGGGCGCAGGCGACCGCCGAGCTGAGCCAGCTCTCCGAGGAAGACGCGCTGCTCGCCGTCGCCGTGGGCGACCAGCAGTACGGGTTCCTGCGCCCGGCGGACTCCCCGCTCTCGCGGGAGGAGCTCGAGGTCCTGGCCGACGAGCAGGTGGCGCCGCAGTTCGGGGCCGAGGACTGGGCGGGGGGCGTGGCCACCTTCGCCGAGCTGTTGCAGTCGGGCGGAACGGCTCCGGGGCAGCCGGTGGGGTCCGATGCCGACAGCGGCTCCGGCGGCGCCGGCGCCCTGCTGGCGCTCGGCGCCATCGCGGTCATCGGCGGCGGGGCCTACCTGGTGAGCCGCTCGCGCCGGAACCGCGCCGGTGGCGCGCTGCCCGCGGGTGGGCAGCGGCCGGCGCCCGACCCCTACGAGGGCGTTCCCACCGACCAGTTGCAGGGCCGCGCCAGCGAGGCGCTGCTGGAGATGGACGAGGCCGTGAAGACCTCGCAGCTGGACCTGGACTTCGCGCGTTCCCAGTACGGGGAGGAGGCCGTCGCCGGGTTCGGCGCCGCGCTCGCGCAGTCCAAGGCCGACGTCGCCCGCGCCTTCGCCGTCCGGCAGCAACTGGACGACGACGTCCCCGAGGACGAGCCGACGACGCGCCGGATGCTGGCCGAGATCCTGTCCCTGACGCAGGCCGCCGACGCCCGCCTCGACGAGCAGAGCGCGGCGTTCGAGAGGCTCCGCGACCTCGAGCGGACCGCTCCGGAGGTGCTCGCCGGCCTCGAACCGCGCATCGCGGCGCTGCGTGCCCGGCTGCCGCAGGAGGAGCAGCGGCTCGCCGGCATCCGGCAGCGGTTCTCCGGCCCGGCGGTGGCCGCCGTCGCCGACAACGTGCGCGAGGCCGGGGCCCGGCTCGACGCCGCCGACCAGGAGGTGCGCGAGGCCCGCGAGGCGCTGGCCGCCGGCCGCACGGGGGACGCCGTCGGCGACATCCGCGCGGCCGAGGACGCCGTGGCGCAGACGGGCACCCTGCTCGACGCGGTCGGCCGCCTGGCCGCCGACCTCGACGCCGCCGCCGGCCGGGTCGCGGCCGCGCGGGCGGAGACGGAGAAGGACCTTGCCGAGGCCCGTGCCCTGGTGGCCGGTGGCGACCGCAGCGGCCTGCAGCCGCAGATCGCCCGCGCCGAGGCAGCGCTGGCCGCGGCGGACGCGGCGCTGCGGCCGGCCGACGGCACGCCGGGGGACCCGCTCGCCGCGCTCCGCCAGCTCGAGGACGCCGACGTCGCGCTGGAGGAGACCCTCTCGGTGGCCCGCGACGCGCAGACCCAGGCCCGTCGGGCCGCCGCGGCGCTGGACCAGGCGCTGCTCACCGCCCGCTCGGCGGTGGCCGCGGCCGCGGACTTCATCGACACCCGGCGCGGCGCGGTGGGTCCCGAGGCGCGCACCCGGCTGGCCGAGGCGCAGCGGCACCTGGAGGCCGCGGTCGAGCTGGGCCGCAGCGAGCCGGTGAGCGCGCTGCGGGAGGCGCAGCAGGCGGGGATGCTCGCGCAGCACGCGCTCGACCTGGCGCAGGACGACGTCGACCGGTGGAACTCCGGCTACGGCGGCTACGGGCCCGGCGGCATGGGCGGTGGCTACGGCGGCGGGTACCGCCGCGGCGGGGTGGACCTGGGCAGCCTGGTGCTCGGCGGCATCCTGCTGGGCGGCGGCCGGCGCGGCGGTTTCGGCGGTGGCTTCTCCGGCGGTGGCTTCGGTGGCGGCCTCGGAGGCGGTGGCTTCGGTGGCCGGTCCGGGGGCGGCTCGTTCGGCGGCGGTGGCCGTGCGGGCGGCGGCTCGTTCGGCGGCGGCCGGGCCGGCGGCGGGCGGTTCTGA
- a CDS encoding PPOX class F420-dependent oxidoreductase yields the protein MTTSPGPDPRLLAFVAEQRWGVLATVKRDGRPQLSNVGYAWDDGLIRISVTADRAKTRNLRRDPRVTLHVSSRDFWTWVAVEGTAELTPVAQEPHDAAVEELVAYYRGISGEHEDWDEYRAAMVAEGRLVVRFRPEHAYGQLPG from the coding sequence ATGACTACCTCTCCCGGCCCGGATCCGCGGCTGCTGGCCTTCGTCGCCGAGCAGCGCTGGGGCGTGCTCGCCACCGTCAAGCGCGACGGCCGGCCGCAGCTGTCCAACGTCGGCTACGCCTGGGACGACGGCCTGATCCGCATCTCGGTGACCGCCGACCGTGCCAAGACCCGCAATCTGCGGCGGGACCCCCGGGTGACGCTGCACGTGTCGTCGCGGGACTTCTGGACCTGGGTCGCCGTCGAGGGCACCGCCGAGCTCACCCCGGTCGCGCAGGAGCCGCACGACGCCGCGGTCGAGGAGCTGGTCGCCTACTACCGCGGGATCTCCGGCGAGCACGAGGACTGGGACGAGTACCGGGCGGCGATGGTGGCCGAGGGCCGTCTGGTCGTCCGGTTCCGGCCCGAGCACGCCTACGGCCAGCTCCCGGGCTGA
- a CDS encoding pirin family protein produces the protein MSNLDRRPPTRDLGALEGTTAGPVLDLLPGKDVLLGESTRVRRLLPTLGRRMVGAWVFVDHYGPDDIATGPGMQVPPHPHTGLQTVSWLLDGEVHHRDSLGSDVRFRPGELALMTAGHGITHSEQSPATHPRYLHGAQLWVALPEADREAAPHFEHHAVLPGFSSDGLAATVLMGSFGGATSPGRAYTPLVGVDLDLAAGADVEMPLEPDFEYGLLASAGSATVDDVVLEPGAMLYLGTGRRALRLRAGTGSRLLLLGGEPFEERLVMWWNFIGRSGEEIAGYAEQWNAESRRFGAVVGYDGDRLEAPPLPPVALRPRGRVR, from the coding sequence ATGAGCAACCTGGACCGCCGGCCACCCACGCGTGACCTGGGCGCGCTGGAGGGCACCACCGCCGGTCCGGTGCTGGACCTGCTGCCGGGCAAGGATGTGCTGCTCGGCGAGAGCACCCGGGTGCGCCGGCTGCTGCCCACGCTCGGCCGGCGGATGGTCGGCGCCTGGGTGTTCGTCGACCACTACGGTCCCGACGACATCGCCACGGGGCCGGGCATGCAGGTGCCGCCGCACCCGCACACCGGGCTGCAGACGGTGTCGTGGCTGCTCGACGGCGAGGTGCACCACCGCGACTCGCTCGGCAGCGACGTGCGGTTCCGCCCCGGGGAGCTGGCGCTGATGACGGCGGGGCACGGGATCACGCACTCCGAGCAGTCCCCGGCCACCCACCCGAGGTACCTGCACGGCGCCCAGCTCTGGGTGGCGCTGCCGGAGGCCGACCGCGAGGCGGCTCCGCACTTCGAGCACCACGCGGTGCTGCCCGGGTTCAGCTCCGACGGGCTCGCCGCCACGGTGCTCATGGGCAGCTTCGGCGGCGCGACGTCGCCCGGACGGGCCTACACCCCGCTGGTCGGGGTGGACCTGGACCTCGCCGCCGGCGCGGACGTCGAGATGCCGCTCGAGCCCGACTTCGAGTACGGGCTGCTGGCCTCGGCGGGGTCGGCCACGGTGGACGACGTCGTCCTCGAGCCCGGCGCGATGCTGTACCTCGGTACCGGGCGCCGGGCGCTGCGGCTGCGCGCCGGGACGGGCTCCCGGCTGCTGCTGCTCGGCGGAGAGCCGTTCGAGGAGCGCCTGGTGATGTGGTGGAACTTCATCGGCCGGTCGGGCGAGGAGATCGCCGGCTACGCCGAGCAGTGGAACGCCGAGTCGCGGCGCTTCGGGGCGGTCGTCGGCTACGACGGCGACCGGCTGGAAGCCCCGCCCCTGCCGCCGGTCGCCCTCCGGCCGCGCGGCCGGGTCCGCTGA
- a CDS encoding pirin family protein — protein sequence MPAVTVEDTTTLPRVPLPAPRTVRRRTRTVTTAPSGFEGEGFPVRRAFAGVDLRALDPFIHMDQMGEVEYAPGEPKGTSWHPHRGFETVTYIIDGTFEHADSHGGGGTISNGDTQWMTAGGGVLHIERPPEHLVVSGGLFHGLQLWVNLPRAQKWVEPRYQDLRADSSVLLASPDAGAFLRVIAGSVAGHTGPGSTYTPMSMVHATVSPGATLDLPWRPDFNALVYVLSGAGSIGIDGAPVRTGQLAVLGPGDTVTVRGAVHQESRTPALDVVVLGGKPINEPIAMYGPFVMNTRQEVTDAFTDFSAGRLGSIPAQRVEGPVPHADVRGGTGQTPA from the coding sequence ATGCCTGCCGTGACCGTCGAGGACACCACCACCCTGCCGCGGGTCCCGCTCCCTGCCCCCCGCACGGTGCGCCGCCGCACCCGCACGGTGACGACGGCGCCGTCGGGCTTCGAGGGCGAGGGCTTCCCCGTGCGCCGCGCCTTCGCCGGCGTCGACCTGCGTGCGCTGGACCCGTTCATCCACATGGACCAGATGGGCGAGGTCGAGTACGCCCCGGGCGAGCCCAAGGGCACCAGCTGGCACCCCCACCGCGGCTTCGAGACCGTCACCTACATCATCGACGGCACCTTCGAGCACGCCGACTCCCACGGGGGCGGCGGCACGATCAGCAACGGCGACACCCAGTGGATGACCGCCGGCGGCGGCGTGCTGCACATCGAGCGCCCGCCGGAGCACCTGGTGGTGAGCGGCGGCCTGTTCCACGGGCTCCAGCTGTGGGTGAACCTCCCCCGCGCCCAGAAGTGGGTCGAGCCGCGCTACCAGGACCTGCGCGCCGACTCCTCGGTGCTGCTCGCCAGCCCCGATGCCGGAGCGTTCCTGCGCGTCATCGCCGGGAGCGTCGCGGGACACACCGGCCCGGGGTCGACCTACACCCCGATGTCGATGGTGCACGCGACCGTCTCTCCCGGCGCGACGCTCGACCTGCCGTGGCGGCCGGACTTCAACGCGCTGGTCTACGTGCTCTCCGGCGCCGGCTCGATCGGCATCGACGGCGCCCCGGTGCGCACCGGCCAGCTCGCGGTGCTCGGCCCCGGCGACACGGTCACCGTGCGCGGTGCGGTCCACCAGGAGTCGCGCACGCCGGCCCTCGACGTGGTCGTCCTCGGCGGGAAGCCGATCAACGAGCCGATCGCCATGTACGGGCCGTTCGTGATGAACACCCGGCAGGAGGTGACCGACGCGTTCACCGACTTCTCCGCCGGCCGGCTGGGCTCGATCCCCGCGCAGCGCGTCGAGGGGCCGGTTCCCCACGCCGACGTCCGGGGCGGGACCGGGCAGACGCCGGCCTGA